Genomic segment of Aliiroseovarius sp. M344:
CAATGGCAACTGCCCCTGTAACGGCATAGACACGCATCATTGGCTTTCTCCTTTATCGGTTGCCGGCATTGATCCGACTTTTGAGCAGGACTAACAAGGGATCAGAATGACGCAACCCAAAACAAGCAAGCGATGGATCACATGATTGACAGCAACAGCGGGTTTCTAAGCCATCGCATGTTCCAGACTGCACCGGATATCCTGCCGGGTCGTTGGGTCCGGTTGCGCACGTTGATTGTTCTGCGCTGGGCGGCGATCTTCGGGCAGATATCGGCCATCGTTGTTTCAACCTACGTTTTCTCGTTGCAGATTAACATCGGGTTGGCGGCGGTAGCTATCGGCTTGGCGATCATCGCCAATCTGGTGTCACTGACCACTTTTCCCAAAAACGCCCGGCTGAACGAACGCCAGGTAACTTGGATGCTGCTGTTTGATACACTGCAGCTTGCCTTTATGGTATTTCTGACCGGCGGGCTTCACAATCCCTTCATGGTGTTAATCGTGGCGCCGGTTACGGTCGCGGCGACCGCCCTGTCGACCCGAGCCACCGTCATCGTCGGAAGTGTGGCAATTGCCGCCACGACAGCGGTGGCTGATTTCAACATTCCACTGCGCACTTTCACGGGTGCCGTCGTCCTCATGCCTGACTTGTTTGTATTCGGCATTTGGGTGGCTGTAGTGACATCAATTGGATTCGTGGGGCTATACACCCGCCGAGTTTCGTCAGAGATGCGGTCAATGTCCGAGGCGCTTTTGGCCACGCAAATGGCCCTGTCGCGGGAACAGAAGTTGACCGATCTTGGCGGTGTTATCGCAGCCGCCGCGCACGAACTTGGCACACCGCTTGCGACTATTAAGCTGGCTGCGTCGGAACTTGCCGATGAACTGGACGACCAAACTGATCTGCTTGAAGACGCGACCCTGATCGGTCAGCAGGCAGATCGTTGTCGCGATATTCTTCAATCCATGGGGCGTGCAGGCAAAGACGATATGCTGATGAAAAGCGTCCCCCTTGTTACCCTGCTTGAGGAGGCCGCCGAGCCCCATATCGACCGCGGTAAAGTGTTGGAGATCTCGGTGGTTTCGAAGCTGAACGACCCGTCAGACGAGCCGATCATCGAACGTCGACCCGAGATCATCCACGGGTTACGCAACCTGATCCAGAACGCTGTCGATTTTGCCATGACCACAGTTTGGATCGAAATCGACTGGACTGCTGATGAGATCAAGCTGCGGATTATCGACGATGGGCGCGGGTATTCACCTCAGGTCATTGGCTGGATCGGCGACCCATTTATCCGTGGCAAGAAGCCTACTCAAGACAAGGGTCAGCGGCGCGAATACAAAGGAATGGGGCTTGGGCTGTTCATCGCGAAGACCTTGCTGGAGCGCACCGGCGCTCGGTTAAGTTTCGCAAACGGAACTGAACCTTATACCGGTCGCCCCCACCCTCGCGAAAAATCGGGAGCGATCGCACAGGTCGTCTGGCCCCGGATTACGGATGGGATCGAGCTCAAGCCATCTGAGGGTGGGTTGGGCGAAAACATCCTGTTTGGATGAGTCGCATGACACCGCGAGACCCAGATTAAGCGTTCATTAACCAACAGGTGATTACCTAGGGGCCGACTGCCAAGCAGGGCGCGACAGGTGCGCCGAGGCAAATGGGTGCGCAAATGTATAACACACTCCTTTCATTCGGGATTGTTCTCGTCGCTTTTTTGACGGCCTTCACCGCGTTGTTGGCTTTGTCAGTTGTCGAAATTCGTCGTCGGAAAAGCCTGCGTCAGGATGCCAAGGCCGCTGATGGATCCATGGTCTTTCTTTTTGATGACGAAGCCATCTGTGACGCAACCCCGGCCGCTCAACAGATGTTGCTGGCTGGCCGCCATACCGGCGCAAGTTCCGACTGGCAGCAATTTGCACAATTGCTTCAATCCCGCTTTCCGAACCTGACAGAACGCATGGGCGAGCTGGCCGATCTTGGCAGGCTTAGCCTGCTGTCGAAAGATGGCAGCAACCGGATCGACGCTGAATGGCGCGATGGCTTGGCCAAGATCGAGCTTGTCGACACTGAAAGCCACACCACCGCCAAAGCCATGGATCGGCTTAGCTTCGAAGCAATGCAGCACGAATTGGAAAGCCTGCGCGCGACGTCAGAACGCCTTCCCTTGATGGTGTGGCGCGAAGACGAGGGCGGCGCAATTACCTGGGCGAACAAGGCCTATCTGGATCTTGCCGAGAAAATGAGCGCGCCAGACGAGATCGCAACTTGGCCGCCGGTGAAGATTTTTCATCGGCGCCTACTTGTCGACGCCGAGGATCTGACCCAACCTGGGCGGGTTGCCGTTCAGTTGCCGGGTGATGAAACGCGCCATTGGTTCGACCTGCATGATGCACAATTGGGTCAAGATAGACTCTATACTGCCGTTCCTGCGGACGAGATTGTTCAGGCAGAAACGTCGCGCACCGAATTCATCACCACTCTGACAAAGACATTCGCCCATCTGCCTATTGGGTTGGCAATTTTTAATCGGAAACGACAGCTGACCTTGTTCAACCCTGCGTTAACGGACCTGATCGCACTACCTGTCGACTTTCTTGTCGCCAAGCCGCTCCTGTTCAGCTTCCTCGACCGCCTGCGTGAAAAGCGCATGATGCCTGAGCCAAAGGACTATATCTCATGGCGGCAGCATATGTCCGACCTTGAAGCCGCCGCTGTGAACGGAACATATGAAGAAACATGGTCCCTGCCGACGGGGCAAACTTACCGCGTCACCGGGCGGCCCCACCCTGACGGGGCCGTCGCGTTTCTATTTGAAGATATCAGTTCAGAAATTTCGCTTTCCCGTCGCTTCCGCTCCGAGTTGGAGATGGGTCAGGCCGCATTGGACTGCATCGACGATGCCCTCGCGATCTTCAGTGCGGGCGGCGTTTTATCTATGTCAAACAAGGCCTATAGCGCGCTTTGGGGTGTCGATCCGTCTGTCACTTTGGCAGACATCCATCTGGGCGACGCTGTGAAAACATGGCGCCAAACCAGCCCTGACACACACATCTGGCAACAACTGAAAGAGTTCGTTGCAGCAAGCGGCGATCGCGAAGCATGGCGCGGGGAGATACCGCTGATAGATGGGCGACAGTTGATCTGTACGGTTACACCAATGATGCGGGGCGCGACCATGGTGCGCTTTGGATCGACCCCGGTGCAGAACCAACCTGTCTTCAGCTCTGACAGGTTACTGACCGCCGAAGCATGATCGGGCTTGCGTCACCCTGACAGAGCGATAAAACTCCTGCCATGTCGCAGGCGTTTTCTCATCAAGTCCATTTTTCCACTGCCGACCAAACCCGCCAGTTTGCCGTTACCCTGTCAGATCACCTGAAACCGGGCGACGTCGTTCTGTTGCAAGGTGAGATTGGCGCGGGGAAGACGCATCTTGCGCGCTCCCTCATTCAAGCCCGGCTGGCAAAAGTTGGGATCGAAGAAGATGTCCCATCGC
This window contains:
- the regB gene encoding sensor histidine kinase RegB, giving the protein MFQTAPDILPGRWVRLRTLIVLRWAAIFGQISAIVVSTYVFSLQINIGLAAVAIGLAIIANLVSLTTFPKNARLNERQVTWMLLFDTLQLAFMVFLTGGLHNPFMVLIVAPVTVAATALSTRATVIVGSVAIAATTAVADFNIPLRTFTGAVVLMPDLFVFGIWVAVVTSIGFVGLYTRRVSSEMRSMSEALLATQMALSREQKLTDLGGVIAAAAHELGTPLATIKLAASELADELDDQTDLLEDATLIGQQADRCRDILQSMGRAGKDDMLMKSVPLVTLLEEAAEPHIDRGKVLEISVVSKLNDPSDEPIIERRPEIIHGLRNLIQNAVDFAMTTVWIEIDWTADEIKLRIIDDGRGYSPQVIGWIGDPFIRGKKPTQDKGQRREYKGMGLGLFIAKTLLERTGARLSFANGTEPYTGRPHPREKSGAIAQVVWPRITDGIELKPSEGGLGENILFG
- a CDS encoding PAS-domain containing protein, whose amino-acid sequence is MYNTLLSFGIVLVAFLTAFTALLALSVVEIRRRKSLRQDAKAADGSMVFLFDDEAICDATPAAQQMLLAGRHTGASSDWQQFAQLLQSRFPNLTERMGELADLGRLSLLSKDGSNRIDAEWRDGLAKIELVDTESHTTAKAMDRLSFEAMQHELESLRATSERLPLMVWREDEGGAITWANKAYLDLAEKMSAPDEIATWPPVKIFHRRLLVDAEDLTQPGRVAVQLPGDETRHWFDLHDAQLGQDRLYTAVPADEIVQAETSRTEFITTLTKTFAHLPIGLAIFNRKRQLTLFNPALTDLIALPVDFLVAKPLLFSFLDRLREKRMMPEPKDYISWRQHMSDLEAAAVNGTYEETWSLPTGQTYRVTGRPHPDGAVAFLFEDISSEISLSRRFRSELEMGQAALDCIDDALAIFSAGGVLSMSNKAYSALWGVDPSVTLADIHLGDAVKTWRQTSPDTHIWQQLKEFVAASGDREAWRGEIPLIDGRQLICTVTPMMRGATMVRFGSTPVQNQPVFSSDRLLTAEA